From the Corynebacterium sp. P3-F1 genome, the window GTTGACGGCGAGTGCTTCGCGGACATCCTCGATCGGGGTGTCCAGGCCCTCCAGGTCGAGGTCCTCGGCGCGAGCGACGTGACCGGCGACGGTCTCATCGGCCTCGACGCGGCCCTCAATGCGGTCGACGATCCACTTCAGCACACGGGAGTTCTCGCCGAAGCCCGGCCACAGGAAGCGGCCGTCCTCACCGCGTCGGAACCAGTTGACCAGGAAGATCGACGGCATGCGGTCGCCGCCCTCGTTGCCGCGGTCGATCCAGTTCTGGAAGTAGTCGCCCACGTTGTAGCCGATAAACGGCAGCATGGCCATCGGGTCGTGGCGCAGGGAGCCGACCTTAGCCTCCAGCGAAGCCGCAGTCTGGCCCGAAGCGAGAAGGGAGCCAATCATGGTGCCGTGGTTCCAGTCGCGTGTCTGGGTGACCAGCGGGATCGTGCTCGGACGGCGGCCGCCGAAGAGGATGGCGTCGACCTTCACACCGCGCCAGTCGTCGAATTCCTCGGCCGCGGACGGGCACTGGGTGATGGGCACGCAGTAGCGGGAGTTCGGGTGGGCGGCCGGAGTGCTGGACTCCGGCGTCCAGTCGTTGCCCTGCCAGTCGATGAGGTGCTCCGGGGTCTCGCCGTCCATGCCTTCCCACCACACATCGCCGTCGTCGGTGAGCGCGACGTTGGTGAACAGGGTGTTGCCCGGTTCCATGGAGCGCATGGCGTTCGGGTTGGACTCGTAGTTGGTGCCCGGCGCCACACCGAAGAAGCCGTTCTCGGGGTTGACCGCATACAGGCCGTCGTCACGCAGCTTCAGCCACGCGATGTCGTCGCCGACGACCTCCGCCTTCCAGCCCGGGATGGTCGGGGTGATCATGGCCAGGTTGGTCTTGCCGCAGGCAGACGGGAAAGCACCGGTGACGTGGTACGCCTTGCCCTCCGGGTCGATGAGCTTGAGGATGAGCATGTGCTCGGCCATCCAGCCCTCTTCCTTCGCCATCACCGAAGCGATACGCAGGGCGTAGCACTTCTTAGCCAGGATGGCGTTGCCGCCGTAGCCGGAGCCGTAGGACCAGATTTCCTTGGTCTCCGGGAACTGGGAGATGTACTTCGTGTCGTTGCACGGCCACTCCACGTCTTCCTGGCCCGGCTCAAGCGGTGCACCGACGGAGTGCAGGCAGTGCACGAAGTCGCCGTCTTTGCCGATCTTGTCCAGCGCTTCCTGGCCCATGCGCGTCATGATGCGCATGGACATGACCACGTACTCGGAGTCGGTGAGCTGCACGCCCAGCTTCGGGTCCGGGTCGGAGATCGGGCCCATGCAGAATGGCACCACGTACAT encodes:
- a CDS encoding phosphoenolpyruvate carboxykinase (GTP) is translated as MTAAVKGLEGQAPTENEQLINWINEAVDLFQPEQVVFADGSQEEWDRLAAELVEKGTLIKLNEEKRPNSFLARSHPSDVARVESRTFISTETPEGAGPTNNWVAPDELKAEMTEHFRGSMKGRTMYVVPFCMGPISDPDPKLGVQLTDSEYVVMSMRIMTRMGQEALDKIGKDGDFVHCLHSVGAPLEPGQEDVEWPCNDTKYISQFPETKEIWSYGSGYGGNAILAKKCYALRIASVMAKEEGWMAEHMLILKLIDPEGKAYHVTGAFPSACGKTNLAMITPTIPGWKAEVVGDDIAWLKLRDDGLYAVNPENGFFGVAPGTNYESNPNAMRSMEPGNTLFTNVALTDDGDVWWEGMDGETPEHLIDWQGNDWTPESSTPAAHPNSRYCVPITQCPSAAEEFDDWRGVKVDAILFGGRRPSTIPLVTQTRDWNHGTMIGSLLASGQTAASLEAKVGSLRHDPMAMLPFIGYNVGDYFQNWIDRGNEGGDRMPSIFLVNWFRRGEDGRFLWPGFGENSRVLKWIVDRIEGRVEADETVAGHVARAEDLDLEGLDTPIEDVREALAVNPEEFAADFEEGKEYLGTLGDRVPPEIFDELEKSRSMI